Proteins encoded within one genomic window of Macrotis lagotis isolate mMagLag1 chromosome 3, bilby.v1.9.chrom.fasta, whole genome shotgun sequence:
- the LOC141518863 gene encoding phospholipase A and acyltransferase 3-like: protein MKPEPEPGDLIEIFRLCYNHWAVYVGDGYVVHLSSLKSKHFQIGSMSIGMNKCIVNKELLSEVVRNDEYRVNNKWDKQYNPRSPTDIVQRALKKVGKEISYEPTSKNCEHYVTDLRYGVALSDQVSINLPSGWLIRIFWNFAKIFGKIFS from the exons ATGAAA CCAGAGCCAGAACCTGGAGACCTGATTGAGATTTTCCGACTATGTTACAATCATTGGGCTGTTTACGTGGGTGATGGTTATGTCGTCCACTTGTCATCTCTAA aaAGTAAGCATTTTCAAATTGGGAGTATGAGTATCGGTATGAATAAATGCATAGTGAATAAAGAGCTGCTCAGTGAGGTGGTCAGGAATGATGAGTACCGAGTGAATAACAAATGGGACAAGCAGTACAATCCAAGGTCACCCACCGACATTGTCCAGCGGGCTTTGAAGAAGGTGGGGAAGGAGATCAGCTACGAACCGACCAGCAAGAACTGTGAGCATTATGTGACTGATCTGAGATATGGAGTCGCTCTTAGTGACCAG GTCAGCATTAACTTACCATCTGGATGGTTGAtcagaattttttggaatttcgCCAAAATTTTTGGTAAAATATTTTCATGA